In Phragmitibacter flavus, a single genomic region encodes these proteins:
- a CDS encoding glycosyltransferase family 9 protein, whose protein sequence is MPPQSVVVFKVNQIGDAICFLPVLQKLLASKGVGSIHLWTTPAAAPILACDPSIQVHTLPLPAFNGAWKNPLRFFQIVKTTTHARPDACLLDWDQGNVAHLAAAMSGATHVIGGTNPNVRLNGRLRYRSVPQPDTRTPQWCWDIGRLFADVVLKEPWEATPPMPDLSHLTGPTHSICRTPHSPVLIHPGASREYQRWPIGRYLELASLLVKSHPVTMVQPRELPPIEVPLGVSMIAPTTLAQLATAIASSSLFIGNNSGPMNFAIALGIPSVVPWGPTAPNWAAQWHPERHLSLIRKELPCIGCDTRNKDSQCHNDQELHACMRRWQTHEMLTECLRWHDQWSTIPQ, encoded by the coding sequence ATGCCTCCTCAATCGGTCGTCGTCTTCAAGGTCAACCAGATCGGCGACGCCATTTGTTTCCTTCCGGTCCTGCAAAAGCTTCTCGCCAGCAAGGGCGTCGGTTCGATCCATTTGTGGACCACCCCTGCTGCCGCCCCGATCCTGGCTTGCGATCCCTCAATTCAAGTCCACACGCTCCCGCTGCCGGCCTTTAACGGCGCATGGAAAAACCCGCTGAGGTTTTTCCAGATCGTCAAAACGACCACCCATGCCAGGCCTGATGCCTGTTTGCTCGACTGGGATCAAGGCAATGTGGCCCACCTCGCCGCTGCGATGTCAGGTGCCACCCACGTCATCGGTGGCACCAATCCGAACGTCCGGTTAAACGGTCGTCTCCGTTACCGGTCCGTTCCCCAACCCGACACTCGCACGCCCCAGTGGTGTTGGGACATTGGCCGATTGTTCGCAGATGTCGTGTTGAAGGAGCCATGGGAAGCAACGCCGCCCATGCCGGATCTGTCGCACCTTACCGGCCCGACCCACTCGATCTGCCGAACCCCGCATTCTCCCGTCCTCATTCACCCGGGAGCCAGTCGCGAATATCAACGCTGGCCGATCGGTCGCTACCTGGAGCTGGCTTCGCTGCTCGTCAAATCCCATCCCGTCACCATGGTCCAACCCAGGGAGTTGCCCCCCATCGAAGTCCCGCTGGGCGTCTCGATGATTGCACCCACGACTTTGGCCCAGCTTGCAACTGCCATCGCGTCTTCCAGCCTGTTCATCGGCAACAATTCCGGGCCCATGAACTTCGCCATCGCCCTCGGAATTCCCAGCGTGGTCCCCTGGGGTCCAACCGCCCCCAATTGGGCGGCGCAGTGGCATCCCGAAAGACATCTCTCACTGATCCGCAAGGAACTGCCATGCATCGGCTGCGACACCCGGAACAAGGACTCGCAATGTCACAACGACCAGGAACTTCATGCCTGCATGCGCCGCTGGCAGACCCACGAGATGCTGACCGAGTGTCTCCGCTGGCATG